One stretch of Podospora pseudoanserina strain CBS 124.78 chromosome 4, whole genome shotgun sequence DNA includes these proteins:
- a CDS encoding hypothetical protein (COG:S; EggNog:ENOG503PDYW), giving the protein MAHQQRAEVATSVPGPESSETLSPRSSSIEIDISLDEPPPTGQHTNRTLWKVWAVEIVCMIVGFPSFIAIVIVLATFDQQQLPNWPLKILLNTFLAFLTIVAKAAFMFPVSVAISQISWSWFSHSRPLYDFHLIDQASKGPLGSAQLAFRMRHKHFITLGALLSTVSVITYPLRTVVGTEEALVSALQSLNHLTDDPGHATSNAVVEASNGCQYRTEDFARQEIAPLIFTLLLLSAPGPDQAPMVIVNRTIGLGMGTEAFAGATLWNVSIPDNPTSLVHQSRFAAAVGLLNGQYSLAFRDDKSLMQTRIASFVLIHTAPVIEDESHRLEILQATDGGPELANTFRDIEHEAFEVIFHLCVQTYNTAVQHGVASTALVNALAKPVPNQDPDFSVQMNCTTPLEYIIFCHHGDKTKWNKTITLQHPIERQRLYSSDLGLMERIAAP; this is encoded by the exons ATGGCACATCAACAGAGGGCAGAGGTTGCG ACTTCTGTCCCGGGTCCTGAAAGTAGCGAGACGCTGAGCCCCAGGTCAAGCAGCATTGAAATCGATATTTCCCTTGACGAACCGCCACCGACTGGTCAACATACAAATAGGACCCTTTGGAAAGTCTGGGCCGTTGAGATCGTGTGTATGATTGTCGGCTTTCCGTCATTCATTG CAATCGTGATTGTCCTTGCCACTTtcgaccaacaacagcttccAAACTGGCCCCTTAAAATCTTACTCAATACGTTCCTAGCATTCCTGACTATTGTCGCGAAAGCAGCCTTTATGTTCCCGGTCTCGGTAGCTATCAGCCAAATCTCATGGAGCTGGTTCTCACACAGTCGACCACTTTACGACTTTCACCTCATTGACCAAGCAAGTAAGGGACCCCTGGGGTCCGCTCAACTTGCCTTTCGAATGCGCCACAAGCATTTCATCACTCTAGGCGCTCTTCTCAGTACAGTCAGCGTCATTAC CTATCCCTTACGAACGGTTGTAGGTACAGAAGAGGCTTTGGTCTCAGCGTTACAAAGTCTGAACCACCTGACGGATGACCCGGGCCACGCAACAAGCAATGCAGTGGTGGAAGCTTCAAATGGATGCCAATACCGTACGGAGGACTTTGCCCGACAAGAAATTGCACCTTTGATCTTTACTCTTCTCTTGTTGTCT GCACCAGGACCTGACCAAGCTCCGATGGTGATAGTCAACAGGACGATCGGTTTGGGAATGGGGACTGAAGCGTTTGCGGGAGCTACACTTTGGAATGTATCAATTCCGGACAATCCTACCTCTTTGGTACATCAAAGCCGTTTCGCAGCCGCCGTGGGGTTATTGAACGGCCAATACAGCCTCGCTTTCCGAGATGATAAAAGCCTCATGCAAACCAGAATCGCCAGTTTCGTGCTCATACACACTGCCCCGGTTATTGAGGACGAAAGCCACCGATTAGAAATTCTCCAGGCAACAGATGGCGGGCCGGAGCTTGCAAATACCTTCCGGGACATCGAGCACGAAGCTTTCGAGGTCATATTCCACCTCTGCGTtcaaacatacaacaccgcTGTCCAACACGGTGTGGCAAGCACAGCATTGGTTAATGCACTGGCTAAGCCTGTCCCCAATCAAGATCCGGATTTCTCTGTGCAAATGAACTGCACTACCCCCCTCGAATATATAATTTTCTGTCACCATGGAGATAAAACAAAATGGAATAAAACGATAACCCTTCAACACCCGATAGAAAGACAACGGCTTTACAGCTCAGACCTTGGTTTAATGGAGCGTATTGCAGCGCCATAG
- the CPH2 gene encoding Clr6 histone deacetylase associated PHD protein-2 Cph2 (EggNog:ENOG503NZF0; COG:K), with product MADPDADSPVLFADLDTFDLDGSLTGNLVNSGLGTPDPNNNTTAATVASSQPGDTLAATPGSGPSGTPVSVSPSITNTHAHPHAHPHHLQTTQPEQQQFFNPVPSWNFQDTPPYDLNAGDNQFTVPPVPHTWDLPVHVNLGQPVLHQQQQQQPQHQPLYLQSPAASSIDPAFDHTTAAADPANISLSQAQAHSFSNDQFRPDNRNIQNTLTPAQQERLKSIAMPPHLQYHSPNSAGSPDSSVSADKNAGSSPDAQGNSKSNSRKRKSSAEVDDDDDDDELDGQHPVKKTAHNMIEKRYRTNLNDKIAALRDSVPSLRIMSKSARGEDTTEDREELHGLTPAHKLNKATVLAKATEYIRHLEKRNNRLIDENSSMQARIAAFEKLFMAGAMTGQLPNPLQQPPTPVQYPQDAMPYMNTPVATTRGPDPAGMIPIPDDIKRILASQQMNAGRPYPVPGQHFQQNPAMIRQQQLQQQQQQTQSSRWNPYLGKLMVGSLAGLMLVEAYVEKEQNPETTEGRGLMGVPVHLLASFIRSTHFSIGGYYVSASQILSQLRFFGLLAAFLWATCASLFNIDIFKPSEKPKHATSAPQAVPSLASPIHVRRQAWLTAIQTVWVPQHNFVLEAAALVLKSSKYALRNVIGPRGYLMLVGLSEEQEAARVKAWSIALDAQLAGGDVEINKSRLTLTLIASGTLPDTPLRLMMKALHIRVLLWRLNGASWITNLVAAKLARARWNDARELNRILNSLGENNKSADEMLPEHLAVLLEQDCDEVLNDDIIQRAHNLAWNQPTTHNVDEIIDGMDAVVEDAAVRSPMDAVAAWYSSLQLHHVLCNNLPKTRDESGRLALETEDKLNLATKVAPIGSNAHVRVLVARAVLGEQKRGAAIVTAMNALGPSLNPDKHPNYSRGVPPLIDSPVTPITPDPDAQMALRCAMGIAQLQRFSDPPPAAFTVIDSILPAGADIEGMSLLGYTAAYHLMERLHRHAVGRETCSRSLERLAGSLRIWIGSEAGNEVGFDGPMRQKMIDRCLAITKSVVGMEADPGYASMEEECTEDTAGGGC from the exons ATGGCCGACCCCGACGCCGACTCACCCGTGCTCTTTGCCGACCTGGACACCTTCGACCTCGATGGTAGCCTTACCGGCAACTTGGTGAATAGTGGCCTCGGCACTCCGGatcccaacaacaacaccaccgccgcaaccgttgcctcctcccaaccagGTGACACGCTCGCTGCCACGCCTGGGTCCGGCCCCAGTGGGACTCCTGTATCAGTCTCGCCTTCCATTACCAACACCCACGCCCACCCACACgcccacccacaccacctccaaaccacccaacccgAACAGCAGCAATTTTTCAACCCAGTGCCCTCCTGGAACTTCCAGGATACACCCCCCTACGACCTCAACGCCGGTGACAATCAGTTTACTGTTCCTCCTGTACCCCATACCTGGGATCTCCCGGTCCACGTCAACCTGGGCCAACCAGTGCtgcatcagcagcagcagcagcagccacagcatCAGCCCTTGTATCTCCAGTCTCCCGCTGCCTCCAGCATCGATCCGGCCTTTGATCACActaccgccgccgccgatcCGGCCAACATCTCGCTATCACAGGCTCAGGCCCACTCCTTCTCGAACGACCAATTTCGACCTGACAATCGCAACATCCAGAATACGCTGACCCCTGCTCAGCAGGAGCGGCTCAAGAGCATCGCCATGCCGCCTCACCTTCAGTATCACTCCCCCAATAGTGCCGGGAGTCCCGACTCGAGCGTCAGCGCCGATAAGAATGCTGGCTCGTCCCCAGATGCCCAAGGCAACTCCAAGTCCAACAGTAGAAAGAGGAAGTCGTCGGCCGaggtcgacgacgatgacgatgatgatgaactcGACGGACAGCACCCCGTCAAGAAGACGGCACACAACATGATCGAAAAGCGGTACCGGACCAATCTCAATGACAAGATAGCAGCTCTGCGAGATAGTGTCCCATCACTGAGGATCATGTCGAAAAGTGCTCGTGGTGAAGACACTACTGAAGATAGGGAGGAGCTACACGGCTTGACTCCTGCCCATAAGCTCAACAAGGCCACT GTCCTTGCCAAGGCTACCGAGTATATCAGACACTTGGAAAAGCGGAACAATCGCCTCATTGACGAGAACAGTAGTATGCAGGCGAGGATCGCTGCTTTCGAAAAGTTGTTCATGGCTGGCGCCATGACTGGTCAATTACCCaatcctctccaacaaccgCCCACACCGGTACAGTATCCTCAAGATGCTATGCCCTATATGAATACGCCAGTAGCAACCACAAGAGGACCAGACCCAGCGGGTATGATTCCGATCCCCGACGACATCAAACGCATCTTGGCTTCACAGCAGATGAATGCAGGACGCCCTTATCCAGTGCCAGGTCAACATTTCCAGCAAAACCCTGCCATGAtccgccagcaacagcttcagcagcagcaacagcaaactCAATCCAGCAGATGGAACCCATATCTTGGAaagttgatggtgggatcACTGGCTGGCTTGATGTTGGTCGAAGCCTACGTTGAAAAGGAACAAAACCCCGAGACCACCGAGGGTCGTGGCTTGATGGGCGTTCCAGTGCATCTCTTGGCATCCTTCATCCGATCAACTCACTTCAGCATTGGGGGCTACTACGTCTCTGCAAGCCAGATTCTATCCCAGCTCAGATTTTTCGGATTGCTGGCGGCTTTCCTCTGGGCTACCTGCGCTTCCTTATTCAATATTGATATCTTCAAGCCATCCGAGAAGCCCAAGCATGCTACCTCGGCTCCTCAAGCGGTGCCATCTCTTGCATCGCCTATTCACGTCAGGAGGCAAGCCTGGCTCACCGCTATCCAGACCGTCTGGGTACCCCAGCACAACTTTGTCCTGGAAGCCGCCGCGCTGGTCCTAAAGTCGTCCAAGTACGCCCTCAGGAATGTGATCGGACCTCGTGGTTATCTCATGCTTGTCGGCCTCAGCGAAGAGCAAGAAGCTGCGCGGGTCAAAGCATGGTCAATTGCGTTGGATGCCCAGCTCGCCGGTGGTGACGTCGAGATTAATAAGAGCCGTCTCACGCTCACCTTGATCGCTTCGGGCACTTTGCCGGATACTCCGCTTCGTCTCATGATGAAGGCGCTGCACATCCGGGTATTGCTTTGGAGACTCAATGGGGCTTCTTGGATCACCAACTTGGTGGCTGCCAAACTTGCCAGGGCGCGTTGGAACGACGCACGGGAACTCAACCGCATTCTCAACTCACTCGGCGAGAACAACAAGTCTGCTGACGAAATGCTCCCTGAGCATCTGGCAGTGCTTCTCGAACAGGACTGTGATGAGGTGCTCAATGACGATATTATCCAGAGAGCCCACAACCTGGCCTGGAACCAGCCCACCACACACAACGTTGATGAAATCATTGATGGTATGGACGCCGTGGTTGAGGATGCTGCCGTTAGGTCGCCCATGGATGCCGTTGCGGCCTGGTACTCCAGCCTGCAGCTTCACCATGTTCTGTGCAACAATCTGCCCAAGACCCGTGATGAGTCCGGAAGACTGGCTCTCGAGACTGAAGACAAGCTTAACCTGGCGACCAAGGTTGCCCCCATTGGTTCCAACGCGCACGTTCGCGTCTTGGTCGCTCGTGCGGTCCTCGGTGAGCAGAAGCGCGGTGCTGCCATCGTCACTGCTATGAATGCCCTCGGCCCGTCTCTGAACCCTGACAAGCACCCCAACTACAGCAGGGGTGTGCCGCCTCTTATCGACTCTCCTGTCACCCCTATCACTCCTGACCCCGACGCTCAGATGGCTCTTCGCTGCGCCATGGGTATTGCTCAGCTGCAAAGGTTCTCcgatcctcctccagccgcTTTTACCGTCATCGACTCCATCCTTCCCGCTGGTGCCGACATTGAGGGCATGTCTCTGTTGGGTTACACCGCTGCTTACCACCTAATGGAGCGCCTCCACAGACACGCCGTCGGCCGGGAGACTTGCTCGCGTTCTCTTGAGAGGCTTGCTGGCAGTTTGAGAATATGGATTGGCAGCGAGGCGGGCAACGAGGTGGGCTTTGATGGGCCGATGAGACAAAAGATGATTGATAGGTGCTTGGCTATTACGAAGAGCGTGGTGGGTATGGAGGCTGACCCTGGGTACGCAAGCATGGAAGAAGAGTGCACTGAGGATAcggcgggtggtggatgcTGA
- a CDS encoding hypothetical protein (EggNog:ENOG503P2FV) produces MLSAGVSSYNKAAFALLFATTSWPSFCAALPSIQQLLRRGDLWLDYSSPTPSPEDGPPLSANAVRDPAYLPIHIGAIVGAYGFSLVIVAILLLALLKTRRTHIRNGELPEEERGLLAFNPFTQQFLSEEEYKKQLEQYQLQAEQYQAGQQHPQQFQQEQFQPEQQQQYLGHNLGQKLSLQTDLPAHTRNYSLPSASPLTARDRLGGPLSPAKSQFSIATAHSPTSTILACGIDLSVDQTVVGRDRAMAQNQLEEMYRHVMEQERAKAEGRAYEPPPMLTSPSTKSVNTMPPTPGSTKRERNKPSNLNLAQDTKKESRSSSLLNFLKSPRKNKVQGSGMVISSPILTPMSGTFPRQEEQELNTIPPRHYAPLAPPPLPQGSSSDLPFRRNNHAGSSSPHLPTPDISPVSTQSIDSRIDAAVAAPRHHQRDNSNEEPPSATSSTSGLVGLPTSPKPGVNRFPSMDSLPASPRPGQTSFNRPNPPSAVRAGGALPFRAYEPAVTSPSAASFGTTKQTVFTRPDRDNGLPTGQRTPWTGAPVPYTPYQPFSPVIPVTPSLLSKKERKMMRKLEPKTPTLEMVRDTDDVW; encoded by the coding sequence atgctgTCAGCTGGTGTGTCTTCATATAACAAAGCTGCCTTCGCTCTTCTCTTTGCGACGACatcttggccttctttttGCGCTGCCTTGCCTTCTATTCAACAATTGCTTCGTCGAGGTGACCTGTGGCTCGACTattcctcacccaccccttcccccgaAGACGGACCTCCGCTATCCGCCAACGCCGTCCGGGACCCGGCCTACCTCCCAATCCATATAGGTGCCATTGTGGGAGCGTATGGTTTTTCGTTGGTGATTGTAGCTATCCTGTTGCTGGCTCTCCTCAAGACCAGACGAACACATATCAGGAACGGTGAATTacccgaggaggagaggggacTACTGGCTTTCAACCCGTTCACACAACAATTCCTGTCCGAAGAGGAATACAAGAAACAACTCGAGCAATACCAACTTCAGGCCGAACAATACCAGGCCGggcaacaacatcctcaGCAGTTCCAGCAAGAACAATTCCAGCcagagcagcaacagcagtaCCTTGGTCACAACCTAGGGCAGAAGCTCTCTCTCCAGACAGACCTCCCGGCGCACACAAGAAACTATTCTCTTCCTTCGGCTTCGCCCTTGACAGCAAGAGACAGACTCGGCGGCCCACTCAGCCCAGCCAAGTCACAATTCTCCATCGCAACAGCGCACTCGCCGACTTCGACGATCCTTGCTTGCGGCATCGACCTCTCGGTTGACCAGACAGTCGTCGGTCGGGACAGAGCCATGGCGCAAAATCAGCTAGAAGAGATGTACAGGCATGTGATGGAGCAGGAAAGAGCCAAAGCGGAGGGTAGGGCATATGAGCCTCCTCCAATGCTCACCTCGCCATCCACCAAATCCGTCAACACCATGCCGCCCACCCCCGGAAGCACCAAAAGAGAGAGGAACAAACcttccaacctcaacctcgcccaggACACCAAGAAGGAATCCCGAAGCTCATCACTTCTCAACTTTCTCAAGTCCCCAAGGAAGAACAAAGTCCAAGGTTCAGGAATGGttatctcctcccccatcttgACCCCAATGTCAGGCACCTTCCCTCGCCAAGAGGAGCAAGAATTGaacaccatcccaccccGTCACTACGCTCCCCTagcccctcccccattgcCACAAGGAAGCTCCTCCGACCTCCCCTTCCGCCGCAACAACCACGCCGGCTCTTCTAGCCCACATCTCCCCACCCCAGACATCTCCCCCGTCTCCACCCAATCAATCGACTCTCGCATCgacgccgccgtcgccgccccccgtcatcatcaacgcgACAACTCCAACGAAGAACCCCCCtcggccacctcctccacctcgggcCTGGTTggcctccccacctcccccaaaccagGCGTCAACCGCTTCCCCTCAATGGACTCCCTCCCTGCCTCTCCCCGTCCAGGACAAACATCCTTTAACCGACCCAACCCGCCTTCTGCCGTTCGCGCGGGTGGTGCCCTGCCTTTTAGAGCCTACGAGCCAGCAGTGACTAGTCCTTCTGCTGCGTCGTTTGGCACGACGAAGCAGACTGTTTTCACGAGGCCGGACAGGGATAATGGGTTGCCGACGGGGCAGAGGACGCCATGGACGGGGGCGCCGGTGCCTTATACGCCTTATCAGCCGTTTAGCCCGGTGATTCCGGTTACGCCGAGTTTGTTGAGtaagaaggagaggaagatgatgaggaagttgGAGCCGAAGACACCGACGCTGGAGATGGTTCGGGATACGGATGATGTTTGGTAA